A single genomic interval of Streptomyces sp. BA2 harbors:
- a CDS encoding winged helix-turn-helix domain-containing protein → MAGKNLVGPEADALDLGVVFRALADENRRSVLTQLAADRSDNERGCNSFDLPISKQNQTHHFRVLREAGLIDEIDYGNRKGIRLRRADIEKRFPGLLALLGTEPPGGTAPC, encoded by the coding sequence GTGGCCGGGAAGAACCTGGTCGGTCCGGAGGCCGATGCGCTCGATCTGGGTGTGGTGTTTCGCGCCCTCGCCGACGAGAACCGTCGTTCGGTGTTGACGCAGTTGGCCGCCGACCGCAGCGACAACGAGCGGGGCTGCAACTCGTTCGATCTTCCGATCTCGAAGCAGAACCAGACCCATCACTTCCGCGTCCTGCGCGAGGCAGGTCTCATTGACGAGATCGACTACGGCAACCGCAAGGGCATCCGTCTACGACGCGCGGACATCGAGAAGAGATTCCCCGGGCTGCTCGCGCTCCTGGGAACAGAGCCCCCGGGCGGTACCGCTCCTTGCTGA
- a CDS encoding FAD-dependent monooxygenase produces MKKPEVLIVGAGIAGPALAYWLSRNGYRPTVVEHARQLRSGGSAIVVKGPAIPVADRMGILPQLRELATRNRSLTLLDPGGRRILQLPLTSDEAPTVEVTRADLSEVLHRSAQTEAEFLFDDTVTALDQDEGGVDVTFRRSAPRRFDLVVGADGMHSTVRRLVFGPERQFASDLGLYGATVPLEPDAIEDPTEMTMLTVPNRMLVLHPSRTTPLAIFTFRAAQPAPHDRKNIALHKQTVADAYADVRWRAPELVTAFLDHPAPFFDPLTTVRVPSWSRGRVVLLGDAAAATALLGDGSSMAMAGAYALAEELAAHPGDHARAFAAYESRLRREVGPRQRRVGLLSRLMVPRTRPGLAVRNAVGRAVGRTNRITSREAANR; encoded by the coding sequence ATGAAGAAGCCCGAGGTGCTGATAGTCGGTGCCGGAATCGCCGGGCCCGCGCTCGCGTACTGGCTCTCCCGGAATGGATACCGGCCGACGGTCGTCGAACACGCCCGGCAGCTGCGCTCCGGTGGCAGCGCGATCGTCGTGAAGGGGCCCGCGATCCCGGTCGCGGACCGCATGGGCATCCTCCCGCAGCTCCGCGAGCTCGCCACCCGCAATCGGTCGCTGACCCTGCTCGACCCCGGCGGCAGGCGAATCCTGCAACTCCCGCTCACCTCGGACGAGGCACCGACGGTCGAGGTGACCCGAGCCGACCTGTCCGAGGTGCTCCACCGGTCGGCGCAGACCGAGGCCGAGTTCCTGTTCGACGACACGGTCACCGCTCTCGACCAGGACGAAGGCGGGGTCGACGTCACCTTCCGGCGGTCCGCGCCACGGCGCTTCGACCTGGTAGTCGGTGCCGACGGGATGCACTCCACCGTACGGCGCCTGGTATTCGGACCCGAGCGGCAGTTCGCGAGCGACCTGGGCCTGTACGGCGCGACCGTCCCGCTGGAACCCGACGCCATCGAGGACCCGACCGAGATGACGATGCTGACCGTGCCGAACCGGATGCTGGTCCTCCACCCCTCGCGGACCACTCCGCTCGCGATCTTCACCTTCCGGGCCGCGCAGCCGGCGCCCCACGACCGCAAGAACATCGCCCTTCACAAGCAGACCGTGGCCGACGCCTACGCCGACGTGCGGTGGCGGGCACCGGAACTCGTGACGGCGTTCCTCGACCACCCGGCTCCGTTCTTCGACCCCCTGACCACCGTCCGGGTGCCCTCGTGGTCCCGCGGACGGGTCGTACTGCTCGGGGACGCGGCGGCGGCGACAGCCCTGCTGGGTGACGGGTCCAGCATGGCGATGGCGGGCGCGTACGCCCTCGCAGAAGAGCTCGCCGCCCATCCCGGTGATCACGCCCGCGCCTTCGCCGCCTACGAGTCGCGGCTCCGCCGTGAGGTAGGCCCGCGGCAGCGACGCGTCGGTCTGCTCTCCAGGCTCATGGTGCCCCGCACCCGGCCGGGCCTCGCGGTGCGCAACGCGGTGGGCCGCGCGGTCGGTCGCACGAACCGGATCACCTCTCGCGAAGCCGCGAACCGGTAG
- a CDS encoding SRPBCC family protein — protein sequence MHRFEVVTAVAAPPHQVFAVCLNVEAHTRSMAESSERAVGGKTRGELALGDTVTFQARHLGLTWRLKARITSYDRPRCFVDEQESGPFKRWRHAHHFEPDGAGGTIMRDVIDFASPLGPVGRIVDRLLLSRYMPHLIRIRNAYLASTFD from the coding sequence GTGCATCGTTTCGAGGTCGTGACAGCTGTCGCCGCACCCCCGCACCAGGTGTTCGCGGTATGCCTGAACGTCGAGGCGCACACCCGCTCGATGGCCGAATCGTCGGAGCGAGCAGTTGGCGGCAAGACCCGGGGCGAGCTGGCGCTCGGCGACACGGTGACCTTCCAGGCTCGCCATCTCGGCCTGACCTGGCGGCTCAAGGCCCGCATCACCTCCTACGACCGGCCCCGATGTTTTGTGGACGAGCAGGAGTCCGGACCCTTCAAGCGATGGCGTCATGCCCACCACTTCGAGCCGGACGGCGCCGGCGGCACCATCATGAGAGACGTCATCGACTTCGCCTCACCGCTGGGGCCTGTCGGACGCATCGTCGACAGACTCCTCCTGAGCCGGTATATGCCCCACCTCATCAGGATCCGCAACGCCTACCTGGCCAGCACTTTCGACTGA
- a CDS encoding TlpA family protein disulfide reductase — protein sequence MPEVGDHDRPRQLPMIAGVTLPRHNGRTEGVNTRYGTARSFDSPGCGVADYALGDLPAMKKIAWAAAAVMVAGVALSECSAEPAVKLPRGVTGTGIPFTVFIDRQGRVASVVRGPISEDVTRSLAGPLLKEPA from the coding sequence GTGCCCGAGGTCGGCGACCACGATCGCCCTCGTCAGCTTCCGATGATCGCCGGAGTCACCCTGCCCCGCCACAACGGCCGCACCGAAGGCGTCAACACCCGCTACGGAACAGCCCGTTCCTTTGACAGTCCCGGGTGCGGGGTGGCGGATTACGCCCTGGGAGACTTACCCGCCATGAAGAAGATCGCGTGGGCTGCTGCGGCGGTCATGGTGGCGGGTGTGGCGCTGTCCGAGTGTAGTGCTGAGCCGGCGGTGAAGCTGCCGAGGGGTGTGACGGGTACGGGGATTCCGTTCACGGTGTTCATCGACCGGCAGGGGCGAGTGGCGAGTGTGGTGAGGGGCCCCATCAGCGAAGATGTGACACGTTCGCTGGCAGGCCCCCTGCTCAAGGAGCCCGCCTAA
- a CDS encoding RICIN domain-containing protein — MYTTIKRSAIVAAAAALTLTAGAGIANGAQAEVTKKAGVISVFNKATGLCLDGGEGSEILARPCTPNNANQQWDVRPVAGGDQWVNVGTGLCLWMGNGVVQGVEPGHGCPQDFAKWRQVGDGMLSTVGDGGGNCLDANAAGEVYGRACGPDNMYQKWYQTA, encoded by the coding sequence ATGTACACGACCATCAAAAGGTCCGCAATTGTCGCGGCTGCCGCCGCACTCACTCTGACGGCGGGAGCCGGAATCGCGAATGGTGCGCAGGCAGAGGTCACGAAGAAAGCAGGCGTGATCAGCGTGTTCAACAAGGCCACCGGACTGTGCCTGGACGGCGGGGAGGGAAGTGAGATCCTCGCGCGCCCGTGCACGCCGAACAACGCCAACCAGCAGTGGGACGTCCGGCCCGTTGCCGGTGGAGACCAGTGGGTGAACGTCGGGACGGGCCTCTGCCTGTGGATGGGCAATGGGGTAGTTCAAGGCGTCGAGCCGGGACATGGCTGCCCGCAGGACTTCGCGAAGTGGCGGCAGGTCGGAGACGGCATGTTGAGCACCGTCGGCGACGGTGGAGGGAACTGCCTGGACGCGAATGCCGCCGGCGAGGTGTACGGCCGCGCCTGCGGGCCGGACAACATGTACCAGAAGTGGTACCAGACCGCATGA
- a CDS encoding DUF4185 domain-containing protein, with protein sequence MNKVRDLTGAAETSRFGARWTDLCIPALCPGNGAMFFAGGDTYDGDVPLAGEWNAPVGLLSSSTALNSLRVDSCVSHPGTQHVRALVPEGHIPVPPHGNRTTALPSDVFTIGDVMYMHLMRGPLYETHHTDFWRSGDKGETWQYVAQWSDDRNPLTRRQKTYAVADDGYCYVLSTAFDRAVVSDLFLHRVPQDMVGDPAAYQPWGFADGAWAWGNPPTTVARPRQWGDICLRAMGGQYVFTWLDMVPDGAPRPPVGVPEIRAQVLPLPTSNLFTTPEQQLITHVPAGQESGAHVTSPYGGFIIPGSTFDDFHIAVSQWYFDGAAKQHYYRVMQYGGALSSP encoded by the coding sequence ATGAACAAGGTCAGGGACCTGACGGGCGCGGCCGAGACGAGCCGGTTCGGGGCTCGATGGACAGACCTCTGCATACCAGCGCTGTGTCCCGGAAATGGCGCGATGTTCTTCGCGGGAGGAGATACTTACGACGGTGATGTTCCACTGGCCGGAGAATGGAATGCTCCTGTGGGACTGCTTTCGAGTAGCACTGCGCTGAATTCGCTGCGTGTGGACAGCTGCGTGAGCCATCCGGGCACCCAGCACGTCAGAGCTCTGGTTCCCGAGGGTCACATCCCTGTGCCTCCGCACGGAAATCGGACGACGGCTTTGCCGTCCGATGTGTTCACCATCGGGGACGTGATGTACATGCACCTCATGCGTGGTCCCCTGTACGAGACGCACCACACCGACTTCTGGCGCTCCGGAGACAAGGGCGAGACATGGCAGTACGTGGCTCAGTGGAGCGATGACAGAAACCCGCTCACCCGTCGGCAGAAGACCTACGCCGTGGCCGACGACGGTTACTGCTATGTCCTGTCGACGGCCTTCGACCGTGCCGTGGTGTCGGACCTGTTTCTGCACCGGGTCCCCCAAGACATGGTTGGTGACCCTGCCGCCTATCAGCCGTGGGGATTCGCCGACGGCGCATGGGCCTGGGGCAATCCGCCGACGACTGTTGCCCGGCCACGGCAGTGGGGCGACATATGTCTGCGCGCGATGGGAGGACAGTACGTCTTCACCTGGCTGGACATGGTCCCGGATGGCGCCCCGCGGCCTCCGGTGGGCGTGCCGGAAATAAGGGCCCAGGTCCTCCCGCTGCCCACCTCCAACCTGTTCACCACCCCGGAGCAGCAGCTCATCACGCATGTGCCGGCCGGACAGGAGAGCGGGGCCCACGTCACCTCTCCCTATGGCGGATTCATCATCCCCGGCTCGACGTTCGACGACTTCCACATCGCGGTCAGCCAGTGGTACTTCGACGGAGCGGCCAAGCAGCACTACTACCGCGTCATGCAGTACGGCGGAGCCCTCTCTTCTCCCTGA
- a CDS encoding serine/threonine protein kinase, whose product MDSVIVQLPERAEGRSHQSAEPGRPELLRLAPGDTVDFGRGTPETPVPLMLDDPAVSRRAGQITATEDYWRLSNFSQTSTYAVENLEGAGEHIRVSPGRIGAPVPFEFSRVVLPGVDKESSFKVFATEHVFQDGEPPPFRGEPTLSPFALDPTSKYFLVLLALCEPRLRNASSSAVPGVGDVLERLHALEGCRELTRSAVNFHIDYLASVKLRLRSDETPPNRWGGGKRDELIAFALRFDLVRESHLALLPTADGR is encoded by the coding sequence GTGGATTCCGTCATCGTGCAATTGCCTGAGCGAGCGGAGGGACGATCGCACCAGTCTGCCGAGCCAGGCCGCCCTGAGCTGCTGCGGCTCGCGCCTGGTGACACCGTCGACTTCGGGCGTGGCACACCGGAAACACCCGTTCCCCTCATGCTCGACGACCCTGCTGTCTCGCGCAGGGCCGGGCAGATCACGGCGACCGAGGACTACTGGCGGCTGTCCAATTTCAGTCAGACGTCGACCTACGCTGTCGAGAACCTCGAAGGCGCGGGAGAGCACATCAGAGTCTCGCCGGGCAGGATCGGCGCACCGGTGCCGTTCGAGTTCTCCCGTGTGGTGCTGCCCGGAGTGGACAAAGAGAGCTCCTTCAAGGTGTTCGCAACGGAGCACGTGTTCCAGGACGGCGAACCGCCACCATTCCGTGGGGAGCCGACGCTGAGCCCGTTCGCCCTCGACCCGACGTCGAAGTACTTCCTGGTCCTGCTGGCATTGTGCGAGCCGCGGCTGCGCAACGCCTCCAGCAGCGCCGTACCGGGCGTCGGCGACGTGCTGGAGCGACTTCACGCACTGGAAGGCTGCCGCGAACTGACCCGCTCGGCCGTCAACTTCCACATCGACTACCTCGCTTCCGTGAAGCTCCGGTTGCGCAGTGACGAGACACCGCCGAACCGTTGGGGAGGCGGCAAGCGCGACGAACTCATCGCGTTCGCCCTGCGCTTCGATCTGGTACGGGAGAGCCATCTCGCCCTGCTGCCCACCGCGGACGGACGGTAG
- a CDS encoding serine/threonine-protein kinase — MSSAKASRPGLLPGHRVGDWAVTGHIGDGGWGSVYAAEHIADKSTVAIKLLRTDLLPPAQRASMDELMRREVRFSLMAEHPNVVRTHAALTLKDRERPDLDGMTALVMDRAERSLQDLLHDAPVGIPVPNAPQLLVGISAGLAHIHSRGWVHGDLKPANILLARDDQVWLADFGLSAELEGTHAYIPPLGSLDHVPPEWWSQRSSLRGAPLRPTADIWAFGVVAHQILTGGLHPFPGGTARARGMAADTYARGGTRLRLDDAVPLQWRGLITDCLRPDHRSRASLSALDMMRRVRTLAAPPAAHRRGRAILGPVGSLRLVTAALAVTLLSGDIPAGHGPALQGSRPTGSSTVRTFQNMYTKACMDDSLEFGLRGYACNGLDFQRWRIRRTDGTMQQIENIDTHQCLYDDGIVLDTKPCDSSLPRSWVVLTNEGRPDTVRSRATGKCLHDGEYGLQTLPCWPGSVRQQWRERGRPDA, encoded by the coding sequence ATGAGCAGTGCCAAGGCGTCACGGCCCGGTCTGCTCCCCGGCCACCGCGTCGGGGACTGGGCCGTGACCGGCCATATCGGCGACGGCGGTTGGGGCAGCGTCTACGCGGCCGAGCACATCGCCGACAAGTCCACGGTCGCGATCAAACTGCTGCGTACGGACCTGCTCCCCCCTGCCCAGCGCGCCTCGATGGACGAACTGATGCGGCGCGAGGTGCGCTTTAGCCTCATGGCCGAGCACCCCAACGTCGTGCGTACCCACGCCGCTCTCACCCTCAAGGACCGGGAGCGTCCCGACCTCGACGGCATGACCGCACTGGTGATGGACCGCGCTGAGCGCAGCCTGCAGGATCTGCTCCACGATGCCCCCGTGGGCATACCTGTGCCCAACGCCCCTCAACTCCTTGTGGGCATCAGCGCCGGATTGGCCCACATCCATTCCCGCGGCTGGGTACACGGCGACCTCAAGCCCGCCAACATCCTGCTCGCACGCGACGACCAGGTATGGCTCGCGGACTTCGGCCTCAGCGCCGAACTGGAAGGCACCCACGCCTACATACCGCCGCTCGGCTCGCTCGATCACGTACCGCCCGAGTGGTGGAGCCAGCGCAGCTCGCTGCGCGGCGCGCCCTTGCGCCCGACGGCGGACATCTGGGCTTTCGGCGTCGTGGCCCACCAAATACTCACCGGCGGCCTGCACCCCTTCCCCGGCGGTACGGCGCGAGCCCGCGGGATGGCTGCCGACACTTATGCGCGCGGAGGCACACGGCTGCGACTTGATGACGCCGTACCCCTGCAATGGCGTGGCCTGATCACGGACTGTCTGCGCCCGGACCACAGATCCCGGGCCTCGCTGAGCGCGCTCGACATGATGCGCCGCGTACGAACCCTGGCGGCGCCTCCCGCAGCACACCGCCGCGGCCGCGCAATCCTGGGGCCGGTCGGCTCACTGCGGCTTGTCACGGCGGCGCTCGCCGTCACGCTGCTCTCCGGAGACATCCCCGCAGGACACGGCCCGGCACTCCAGGGCTCTCGTCCCACCGGTAGCAGCACCGTCCGCACGTTCCAGAACATGTATACGAAGGCATGTATGGACGACAGCCTTGAATTCGGTCTGCGCGGCTATGCCTGCAACGGCTTGGACTTCCAGAGATGGAGGATCCGGCGCACCGACGGCACCATGCAGCAGATCGAGAACATCGACACCCACCAGTGCCTCTACGACGACGGCATTGTGCTGGACACCAAGCCCTGTGACTCCTCGCTGCCGCGGAGCTGGGTCGTCCTCACCAACGAAGGGCGCCCCGACACTGTCCGGAGCCGGGCCACAGGCAAGTGTCTCCACGACGGTGAATACGGCCTGCAGACGCTCCCCTGCTGGCCAGGGAGCGTCCGCCAGCAGTGGCGGGAACGGGGACGGCCGGACGCTTAG
- a CDS encoding SDR family oxidoreductase — translation MDINNSVALVTGANRGLGRAFAQRLLERGARKVYATARRPETLDLPGVEVLPLDITDPASVRAAAEAAPDVSLLINNAGISTGTNLVTGSLDTVRHEMETNMFGHLGMIREFAPALARNGGGAIVNVLSAMSWFGGKGANAYHLTKAAAWAMTNGVRLELAEQGTLVTAVHLGLADTDMTAGWPVDKLAPSDLADAALDGVEAGSAEVLADQWSRDVKSRLPLTPEEFNAAMDRALAALMAA, via the coding sequence ATGGATATCAACAACTCCGTCGCCCTTGTCACCGGAGCCAACCGCGGCCTGGGCCGCGCCTTCGCCCAGCGCCTGCTCGAACGGGGCGCCCGCAAGGTCTACGCGACGGCCCGCCGACCGGAGACCCTGGACCTGCCCGGGGTCGAGGTGCTGCCCCTCGACATCACCGATCCCGCATCCGTGAGGGCCGCCGCCGAGGCCGCCCCGGACGTCTCGCTACTCATCAACAACGCGGGAATCAGTACGGGGACCAACCTGGTGACCGGTTCGCTGGACACGGTGCGGCACGAGATGGAGACCAACATGTTCGGCCACCTGGGAATGATCCGGGAGTTCGCGCCGGCGCTCGCCAGGAACGGCGGGGGCGCGATCGTCAACGTCCTCTCCGCCATGTCGTGGTTCGGGGGCAAGGGCGCCAACGCCTACCACCTGACCAAGGCCGCCGCCTGGGCCATGACCAACGGCGTTCGCCTGGAGCTCGCCGAGCAGGGCACGCTCGTCACAGCGGTACACCTCGGCCTGGCCGACACCGACATGACGGCGGGCTGGCCCGTGGACAAGCTCGCTCCGTCGGACCTGGCCGACGCGGCGCTCGACGGTGTTGAGGCGGGGTCCGCCGAGGTCCTCGCCGACCAGTGGAGTCGGGACGTCAAGTCCCGTCTCCCGCTGACGCCGGAAGAGTTCAACGCCGCAATGGACCGCGCCCTGGCGGCGCTGATGGCGGCCTGA
- a CDS encoding MerR family transcriptional regulator has protein sequence MTVTVAAAERLIRIGEVARGAGVSVRAVRYYEQQGLLIAERSPSGQRLYRQDAIPLIRFFQQMFAAGLTSRRISELLPCWDSGHTDAEQRAMLRAERERIQAKIDDLQAALDHLDEVIAITDTHP, from the coding sequence ATGACTGTCACAGTGGCCGCAGCCGAGCGGTTGATCCGCATCGGCGAGGTGGCACGAGGTGCCGGCGTCTCAGTGCGCGCCGTGCGCTACTACGAGCAGCAAGGGCTGCTCATCGCGGAGCGCAGCCCGTCCGGCCAGCGCTTGTACCGGCAGGACGCCATCCCCCTGATCCGCTTCTTCCAGCAGATGTTCGCCGCCGGTCTCACCAGCCGAAGGATCAGCGAACTCCTGCCGTGCTGGGACTCCGGGCACACCGACGCCGAGCAACGAGCCATGCTGCGAGCCGAGCGCGAGCGCATCCAGGCCAAGATCGACGACCTGCAGGCCGCCCTGGACCACCTCGACGAGGTCATCGCGATCACGGACACGCACCCGTAG
- a CDS encoding MBL fold metallo-hydrolase, with protein sequence MGDEPFEGGWQVDGRCMNCDVARQLAPGLIGEADGRAVVLHQPHSQTEIQQIHTAAHACPTRSIRPPTGRLDAALDPFPLALDDTVYLCGHNSPHTAGANSYLLRRPDGTVMMVDTPRWSTPLAARYEALGPVTDVLLTHRDHTAHGRRYADRFGAQLWIHEGDLDAAPDADCVLRGTDPVEIAGGVTAFPLPGHTRGSVLYLADERYCFSGDSFYWSRTTADIEVADSVAWYSIEELAASLARTAHRLRFEWLLPGHGDRRRLPSDDMAQRLRQLTARTRELRPRPVDFTAMRW encoded by the coding sequence ATGGGCGATGAACCGTTTGAGGGCGGCTGGCAGGTGGACGGGCGCTGCATGAATTGCGACGTTGCCCGGCAACTTGCCCCCGGCCTGATCGGTGAGGCCGACGGACGCGCGGTCGTCCTGCACCAGCCGCACAGCCAGACCGAGATCCAGCAGATCCACACCGCTGCGCACGCCTGCCCCACCCGGTCGATTCGTCCCCCGACCGGGCGGCTGGATGCGGCACTGGACCCCTTCCCGCTGGCACTGGACGACACCGTGTACCTGTGCGGGCACAACTCCCCTCACACCGCAGGGGCCAACTCCTACCTACTACGCCGCCCCGACGGCACCGTGATGATGGTGGACACGCCGCGCTGGAGCACTCCGCTGGCCGCGCGCTACGAGGCGCTGGGCCCCGTCACCGACGTCCTGCTCACCCACCGCGACCACACCGCGCACGGCCGTCGCTACGCCGATCGTTTCGGCGCCCAGTTATGGATCCACGAGGGTGACCTCGATGCCGCCCCGGACGCTGACTGCGTGCTCCGTGGCACCGACCCGGTGGAGATCGCAGGCGGAGTAACCGCCTTTCCCCTTCCCGGCCACACGCGGGGCAGCGTGCTCTACCTCGCGGACGAGCGGTATTGCTTCAGCGGCGACAGCTTCTACTGGTCGCGCACGACAGCCGACATCGAGGTGGCCGACAGTGTCGCCTGGTATTCCATCGAGGAGTTGGCCGCCTCCCTGGCCCGGACCGCCCACCGGCTGCGCTTCGAGTGGCTGCTACCGGGCCACGGCGACCGCCGACGCCTCCCCTCCGACGACATGGCACAGCGGCTGCGGCAGCTGACGGCGCGTACCCGAGAACTCCGGCCCCGCCCCGTCGACTTCACCGCGATGCGCTGGTAA
- a CDS encoding DUF1877 domain-containing protein has product MAVTQQLARVPAAYLDACRQAADASEDGDHGWNPPAEDVLDLDWAPFLLRRVAELATLGETRVQALRQATGGSSVIDLNFLDVPPHAIASFGATPTALTAPAVVHIAGVLDQIDFPAALASLPVDETEAALLIGHGAQEIVGGARRYLEQHFKALRDFYRGAAQQRLLVVLWWD; this is encoded by the coding sequence ATGGCCGTCACTCAGCAGCTCGCCCGTGTCCCAGCTGCGTACCTCGATGCCTGCCGACAGGCGGCCGATGCCTCTGAAGATGGGGATCACGGGTGGAATCCACCAGCGGAGGACGTTCTCGATCTCGACTGGGCGCCGTTCCTCCTGCGGCGCGTCGCCGAGTTGGCAACGCTCGGCGAAACGCGTGTGCAGGCCCTCCGACAGGCCACGGGTGGAAGCTCCGTGATCGACCTGAACTTCCTCGATGTCCCTCCGCACGCCATCGCTTCTTTTGGAGCGACTCCCACCGCACTGACCGCGCCTGCGGTCGTCCACATCGCCGGCGTGCTCGATCAGATCGACTTCCCCGCAGCCCTCGCCAGCCTGCCGGTTGACGAGACGGAAGCCGCGCTCCTGATCGGCCATGGTGCTCAGGAGATCGTGGGCGGAGCAAGGAGATACCTGGAGCAGCACTTCAAGGCCTTGCGCGACTTCTACCGAGGAGCAGCTCAGCAGCGCCTTCTTGTCGTGCTCTGGTGGGATTGA
- a CDS encoding DUF6461 domain-containing protein: MDRGPGENGLSWIADNRNDCFTLTLGEGLSPYELLRSVGAEERHIVPLTGSAAYELLLRDEEDHISDLDFLDWEDAAAVARLTSGGFLPTPPDTIVRAGSVAGWAYALEEFGCRTGSYIAELSERGRAFVVHRNAKGFSRVDYGLHGEAVTSFEPGMPHLTNGPPAAVALGFVHHGDEVGDVAFLRFLEGELGIRLPWEETEAELPAAAFSHAAVG, from the coding sequence ATGGACCGGGGACCTGGCGAGAACGGGCTGAGCTGGATAGCGGACAACCGTAACGACTGCTTCACCCTCACGCTCGGCGAGGGGCTCTCGCCGTACGAACTGTTGCGCAGCGTTGGAGCCGAGGAGCGCCACATCGTCCCGCTGACCGGCTCCGCGGCGTACGAACTGCTGCTCAGGGATGAGGAGGACCACATCAGTGACCTGGACTTCCTGGACTGGGAAGACGCAGCGGCGGTGGCCCGTCTGACGAGCGGAGGCTTTTTGCCCACCCCGCCGGACACCATCGTCCGAGCGGGATCGGTGGCGGGCTGGGCGTATGCGCTGGAGGAGTTCGGCTGCCGTACCGGGAGCTACATCGCGGAGCTGTCCGAACGGGGACGGGCATTTGTCGTGCATCGCAACGCGAAAGGTTTCAGCCGCGTCGACTACGGCCTCCACGGCGAGGCAGTGACGTCGTTCGAGCCGGGTATGCCACACCTTACGAACGGCCCCCCAGCCGCAGTGGCGCTCGGCTTCGTACACCACGGTGACGAGGTGGGTGATGTGGCGTTCCTCCGGTTCCTGGAGGGCGAGCTCGGCATCCGCCTCCCCTGGGAGGAGACGGAGGCAGAGCTGCCGGCAGCCGCGTTCTCTCACGCCGCCGTGGGATAG
- a CDS encoding VOC family protein: MKTLFVAYRVTDLNRSLAFYTALGYVELGRVDDGDGSRLVILKFPGEPAASLELVHRPVSGRVDVGGGFDHLAIQVDTLATTLERLTAAGLEPGPVQYPGGPRGPKTSWLTDPDGYRIELVEWPPGHPDGITAADFS; this comes from the coding sequence ATGAAAACGCTCTTCGTCGCCTACCGCGTCACCGACCTGAACCGCTCGCTCGCTTTCTACACCGCCTTGGGCTACGTCGAGCTGGGCAGGGTCGACGACGGCGACGGGAGTCGCCTCGTGATCCTCAAGTTCCCCGGCGAACCGGCGGCCTCGCTCGAACTGGTCCACCGTCCCGTCAGCGGACGCGTCGACGTGGGCGGCGGTTTCGACCACCTCGCGATCCAGGTGGACACACTGGCCACCACCCTGGAGCGGCTGACCGCCGCCGGCCTGGAGCCGGGACCTGTCCAGTACCCGGGCGGCCCTCGCGGCCCGAAGACATCGTGGCTCACCGACCCGGACGGCTACCGGATCGAGTTGGTGGAGTGGCCGCCCGGACACCCCGACGGCATCACCGCCGCGGACTTCTCCTGA
- a CDS encoding dihydrofolate reductase family protein has product MSNPIRLYMSMSLDGYVAGPDDRPGQELGRAGGRLFNWLDDRESDGPSGQVYREALATGAVISGRRTFELAGRWQGDHHDGVPIFVLTHHVDDGDVPPGHARFVTDVEDCARQARVAAGDRPVMVHGAGAAQALLRAGHIDEMEIHLVPVLLGEGRRLFDHLGGDHIELELVRRLEDRDVTHLRYRVRRPEETA; this is encoded by the coding sequence ATGAGCAATCCGATTCGGCTGTACATGTCGATGTCGCTCGACGGCTACGTCGCCGGTCCGGACGATCGACCGGGCCAGGAGCTCGGCCGTGCCGGTGGACGTCTTTTCAACTGGCTCGACGACCGGGAATCCGACGGTCCCAGCGGACAGGTCTATCGCGAGGCGTTGGCGACCGGCGCGGTAATCTCCGGCCGACGGACGTTCGAACTCGCCGGGCGTTGGCAGGGCGACCATCACGACGGTGTGCCGATCTTCGTCCTCACCCACCATGTGGACGACGGGGACGTGCCACCCGGCCACGCGCGATTCGTCACCGACGTCGAGGACTGCGCCCGACAGGCTCGCGTGGCCGCCGGGGACCGGCCGGTCATGGTCCATGGGGCGGGCGCGGCCCAAGCGCTCCTGCGAGCCGGGCACATCGACGAGATGGAGATCCACCTGGTTCCGGTCCTCCTCGGGGAAGGCAGGCGGCTGTTCGACCACCTCGGTGGTGATCACATCGAACTCGAACTCGTCCGGCGGCTCGAGGACCGAGACGTCACGCACCTCCGCTACCGGGTACGCCGACCCGAGGAGACCGCATGA